Proteins encoded within one genomic window of Eleutherodactylus coqui strain aEleCoq1 chromosome 1, aEleCoq1.hap1, whole genome shotgun sequence:
- the LOC136585097 gene encoding chymotrypsin-like elastase family member 1 isoform X1: protein MLRLLVLAALVLCGHCFEQYIEDVEENARVVGGTNAAAHAWPWQISLQYRSGSSWRHTCGGSLIRADRVLTAAHCVDRDISFRVVLGDHNLSVSEGTEQVIAVSSIKIHTNWDPQKLSSGYDIAILFLAKSATLDKYVQLASLPAENAVLANNYDCTITGWGRIITGGSLPSILQQAPLPVVDYSTCSTSSYWGSGVTSAMVCAGGNGLQAGCNGDSGGPLNCAVNGVYQVHGIASFVSSQGCNAKLKPTVFTRVSAYIPWITSVSSH, encoded by the exons ATGCTGAGGCTTCTTGTGCTTGCTGCCCTCGTCCTGTGCG GACACTGCTTCGAGCAGTACATTGAGGATGTAGAAGAAAACGCTAGAGTGGTAGGAGGCACAAACGCTGCAGCCCATGCTTGGCCATGGCAG ATATCCCTCCAATACAGGTCTGGCAGCAGCTGGCGCCACACCTGTGGGGGCTCCCTGATCCGCGCTGACCGTGTGCTGACGGCTGCTCACTGCGTTGACAG GGATATCAGCTTCCGTGTGGTACTTGGAGACCATAACCTCAGTGTAAGTGAAGGTACTGAGCAGGTCATTGCAGTGTCCAGCATCAAGATACATACTAACTGGGACCCCCAAAAGCTGTCTTCTGG TTATGATATTGCAATCCTTTTCCTGGCTAAAAGTGCCACCTTGGACAAATATGTACAACTGGCTTCACTCCCAGCTGAGAACGCTGTCCTGGCCAACAACTATGATTGTACAATTACCGGATGGGGAAGAATCATCA CTGGTGGCTCTCTGCCATCCATCCTCCAGCAGGCCCCTCTGCCCGTTGTAGATTACTCCACCTGCTCTACTAGCTCCTACTGGGGCAGCGGTGTGACGTCTGCCATGGTGTGTGCCGGCGGTAACGGACTCCAGGCCGGATGCAAT GGAGATTCTGGGGGACCTCTGAACTGTGCAGTCAATGGTGTCTACCAAGTTCACGGTATTGCCAGCTTTGTGTCTTCCCAGGGATGCAATGCTAAGCTAAAGCCTACTGTATTCACCAGGGTGTCTGCTTACATCCCCTGGATCACGAGTGTAAGTTCACACTAA
- the LOC136585097 gene encoding chymotrypsin-like elastase family member 1 isoform X2: protein MLRLLVLAALVLCGHCFEQYIEDVEENARVVGGTNAAAHAWPWQISLQYRSGSSWRHTCGGSLIRADRVLTAAHCVDRDISFRVVLGDHNLSVSEGTEQVIAVSSIKIHTNWDPQKLSSGYDIAILFLAKSATLDKYVQLASLPAENAVLANNYDCTITGWGRIITGGSLPSILQQAPLPVVDYSTCSTSSYWGSGVTSAMVCAGGNGLQAGCNGDSGGPLNCAVNGVYQVHGIASFVSSQGCNAKLKPTVFTRVSAYIPWITSNI from the exons ATGCTGAGGCTTCTTGTGCTTGCTGCCCTCGTCCTGTGCG GACACTGCTTCGAGCAGTACATTGAGGATGTAGAAGAAAACGCTAGAGTGGTAGGAGGCACAAACGCTGCAGCCCATGCTTGGCCATGGCAG ATATCCCTCCAATACAGGTCTGGCAGCAGCTGGCGCCACACCTGTGGGGGCTCCCTGATCCGCGCTGACCGTGTGCTGACGGCTGCTCACTGCGTTGACAG GGATATCAGCTTCCGTGTGGTACTTGGAGACCATAACCTCAGTGTAAGTGAAGGTACTGAGCAGGTCATTGCAGTGTCCAGCATCAAGATACATACTAACTGGGACCCCCAAAAGCTGTCTTCTGG TTATGATATTGCAATCCTTTTCCTGGCTAAAAGTGCCACCTTGGACAAATATGTACAACTGGCTTCACTCCCAGCTGAGAACGCTGTCCTGGCCAACAACTATGATTGTACAATTACCGGATGGGGAAGAATCATCA CTGGTGGCTCTCTGCCATCCATCCTCCAGCAGGCCCCTCTGCCCGTTGTAGATTACTCCACCTGCTCTACTAGCTCCTACTGGGGCAGCGGTGTGACGTCTGCCATGGTGTGTGCCGGCGGTAACGGACTCCAGGCCGGATGCAAT GGAGATTCTGGGGGACCTCTGAACTGTGCAGTCAATGGTGTCTACCAAGTTCACGGTATTGCCAGCTTTGTGTCTTCCCAGGGATGCAATGCTAAGCTAAAGCCTACTGTATTCACCAGGGTGTCTGCTTACATCCCCTGGATCACGAGT aACATCTAA